Proteins from one Argopecten irradians isolate NY chromosome 15, Ai_NY, whole genome shotgun sequence genomic window:
- the LOC138309736 gene encoding large ribosomal subunit protein eL30 produces the protein MAPAKKSKKSIENINSRLALVMKSGKYVLGYKQTLKTLRQGKAKLVIIANNTPPLRKSEIEYYAMLAKTGVHHYTGNNIELGTACGKYFRVCTLSITDPGDSDIIRNMPSEQQQ, from the exons ATGGCTCCAGCAAAGAAAAGT AAGAAGAGTATTGAGAACATCAACTCTCGATTGGCTCTTGTTATGAAGAGTGGGAAGTATGTCCTTGGTTACAAGCAGACACTGAAGACACTCCGACAGGGCAAGGCTAAGCTGGTCATCATCGCCAACAACACCCCACCCCTCAg GAAGAGCGAGATTGAGTACTACGCTATGTTGGCTAAAACTGGCGTACATCACTACACTGGAAACAACATAGAGTTGGGTACTGCCTGTGGTAAATACTTCAGAGTCTGCACCCTCAGCATCACCGACCCAG GTGACTCTGACATCATCCGTAACATGCCATCAGAACAGCAGCAGTGA